The Humulus lupulus chromosome 4, drHumLupu1.1, whole genome shotgun sequence genome has a window encoding:
- the LOC133829684 gene encoding cycloartenol-C-24-methyltransferase, translated as MSKTGAMDLASGLGGKIEKSDVLSAVDKYEKYHVCHGGEEEDRKSNYSDMVNKYYDLVTSFYEFGWGESFHFAHRWKGESLRESIKRHEHFLALQLGVKPGQKVLDVGCGIGGPLREFARFSSTSVTGLNNNEYQISRGKELNRIAGVDKTCDFVKADFMKMPFPDNSYDAVYAIEATCHAPDAYGCYKEIYRVLKPGQYFAAYEWCMTDAFDPNNQNHQKIKAEIEIGDGLPDIRLTTKCVEALKQAGFEVIWEKDLAADSQVPWYLPLDTSHFSLSSFRLTAVGRFLTKNMVRALEFVGLAPKGSQRVQNFLEKAAEGLVEGGKKEIFTPMYFFLARKPE; from the exons ATGTCGAAGACTGGAGCAATGGATCTCGCATCTGGTCTTGGAGGAAAGATCGAGAAAAGCGATGTTCTTTCCGCCGTTGACAA GTATGAGAAGTACCATGTCTGTCATGGAGGTGAAGAGGAAGACAGAAAGTCTAATTACAGTGACATG GTCAATAAATATTATGATTTAGTTACCAGCTTCTATGAATTTGGCTGGGGAGAATCCTTCCATTTTGCACACAG ATGGAAAGGTGAGTCTCTTAGAGAGAGCATCAAGAGGCATGAACACTTCCTCGCTTTGCAACTAGGAGTAAAACCAGGACAGAAG GTGCTTGATGTGGGCTGTGGAATTGGAGGCCCACTAAGAGAGTTTGCTCGATTCAG CTCTACATCAGTTACAGGGTTGAACAACAACGAATATCAGATATCAAGAGGAAAG GAACTGAATCGGATCGCTGGTGTGGACAAGACCTGCGACTTTGTAAAG GCTGATTTTATGAAAATGCCGTTTCCTGACAATTCATATGATGCAGTGTATGCAATTGAAGCTACCTGCCATGCACCAGATGCT TATGGATGCTACAAAGAGATTTACAGAGTGTTGAAGCCAGGCCAGTATTTTGCCGCATATGAATGGTGCATGACTGATGCATTTGATCCCAATAACCAGAATCACCAAAAGATCAAG GCCGAAATTGAGATCGGTGATGGCCTCCCAGATATCAGATTGACAACTAAATGCGTTGAAGCTCTAAAACAAGCAGGGTTTGAG GTCATATGGGAAAAAGATCTTGCAGCAGACTCACAAGTCCCCTGGTACTTGCCTTTGGACACAAGTCATTTCTCGCTCAGTAGTTTCCGTCTAACAGCTGTTGGGCGCTTTTTGACCAagaacatg GTAAGGGCACTAGAATTTGTTGGCTTGGCCCCAAAGGGAAGTCAAAGAGTTCAAAATTTtctagagaaggctgcagaaggGCTTGTTGAAGGTGGAAA GAAGGAGATTTTCACGCCAATGTATTTCTTCTTGGCCCGGAAGCCAGAGTAA